In Aspergillus flavus chromosome 3, complete sequence, one genomic interval encodes:
- a CDS encoding RTA1 like protein-domain-containing protein gives MDSTEGTFEFKLYRYTPSLGAAILFLVLFALITLYHLYQVIRLRSWYFLVFVIGGVFQIIGYICRTLAHNDTNSIPIYSVQTIMILLAPPLYAASIYMTLGRLIRYLDAEALSIVPIRWLTLIFVIGDVVAFVMQAAGMHRGGIMASGTLSAMNTGETVTIIGLAVQLAFFSVFIVTSTIFHWRIHQNPTEKSLIKGQTKRTETTWVTIMGVLYVSSVLILVRSIFRLIEYAQGNAGYLISHEAFMYVFDSMLMFFTMVVMSFYHPSKLLNPRNMQRRGGESDGTTTQLHRLSSA, from the exons ATGGACTCCACCGAAGGGACGTTCGAATTCAAACTATACCGATATACACCCTCGCTTGGGGCAGCAATCCTGTTCCTTGTTCTATTCGCTCTCATTACTCTCTATCACCTCTACCAAGTGATTCGCCTAAGATCATGGTATTTCCTCGTGTTCGTTATTGGAGGAGTTT TTCAAATTATCGGCTATATCTGCCGTACACTAGCGCACAACGACACCAACTCCATACCCATCTATTCCGTCCAAACGATCATGATCCTCCTTGCCCCTCCTCTCTACGCTGCATCAATATACATGACCCTTGGTCGATTAATCCGGTACCTGGACGCAGAAGCCCTCAGCATCGTGCCCATAAGATGGTTAACCTTGATATTCGTGATCGGCGACGTAGTCGCATTCGTCATGCAAGCAGCAGGTATGCATC GCGGCGGCATAATGGCCAGCGGAACTCTTAGCGCCATGAACACAGGCGAGACAGTCACCATCATCGGTCTCGCCGTTCAACTCGCATTCTTCAgcgtcttcatcgtcacctCGACAATCTTTCACTGGCGGATTCACCAAAATCCCACGGAGAAATCTTTAATCAAAGGCCAAACCAAGCGGACGGAAACTACGTGGGTAACTATCATGGGTGTGCTTTACGTGTCGAGTGTGCTTATTCTTGTTCGGTCCATTTTCCGGTTGATCGAGTACGCGCAGGGAAATGCTGGATATTTGATTAGTCACGAGGCGTTCATGTATGTCTTTGATTCGATGCTGATGTTCTTCACTATGGTTGTTATGAGCTTCTATCATCCTTCGAAGCTCTTGAATCCGAGGAATATGCAGAGGCGGGGTGGCGAGTCCGATGGTACTACTACGCAATTGCATCGGCTTTCGTCGGCTTAG
- a CDS encoding AAA domain-containing protein, with protein MRPDTSIYIIGTQCTGKTTLVNALFNAFHGQRNDIVIHRIPEVVRTVLRETGITRNDIPNDPWKALELQKLILRAQYEAESKQSGNLVLSDRSGIDALVYAARYGPPGSREMLENTREWQYLPSRMMQSLVVLCSPHREWLVDDGT; from the coding sequence ATGCGACCCGATacttctatctatattataggAACACAATGCACAGGCAAGACTACTCTTGTGAATGCCTTATTCAACGCCTTTCACGGCCAACGTAATGACATCGTTATACACAGAATCCCAGAAGTAGTTCGAACTGTTCTTCGAGAGACCGGCATCACGCGCAATGATATTCCGAATGACCCATGGAAGGCACTTGAGCTCCAGAAATTGATTCTTCGTGCACAGTATGAGGCTGAAAGCAAGCAATCCGGTAACCTAGTGCTGTCTGACCGGTCCGGCATTGACGCTCTCGTGTATGCCGCCAGATATGGGCCCCCAGGCAGTCGAGAGATGCTGGAAAACACAAGAGAATGGCAATATTTGCCAAGTCGGATGATGCAGTCCTTGGTAGTCTTGTGTTCGCCACATCGGGAATGGCTGGTGGATGATGGAACATGA
- a CDS encoding putative serine/threonine-protein kinase ripk4, whose protein sequence is MDSHQLFLHAAATGDVASMEQEYLKNKAVLTGKDSDNRTALHLAVLNGHLKAVERLLDYGIAWCPKDNQGQTALHLAAQLSSATIAETLLERGANCCTQDHDGKTPVFYAYQNYSPDVTRIAASRHRSFSEAAAANGLPSTLNEAARPLNIARLYGVGSENSLFLRHSNPISEKMHVRSRLRPPRVSSHLGKSILNSAGDCLFSTIE, encoded by the exons ATGGACAGCCATCAACTCTTTCTCCATGCTGCTGCTACCGGTGACGTAGCATCCATGGAACAGGAATATCTGAAGAACAAGGCTGTCCTCACTGGCAAGGACTCCGATAACCGTACAGCTCTCCACTTGGCTGTCCTTAACGGTCACTTGAAAGCTGTCGAACGGTTGCTGGACTACGGCATTGCCTGGTGCCCTAAGGACAACCAGGGCCAGACCGCATTGCATCTTGCAGCCCAGCTATCATCTGCAACAATAGCCGAAACACTCCTTGAGAGAGGTGCGAACTGCTGCACCCAAGACCACGATGGGAAAACCCCCGTATTTTACGCCTACCAAAACTACTCCCCCGATGTC ACAAGAATTGCAGCCTCACGCCACAGATCATTCTCCGAGGCGGCTGCCGCAAATGGGCTCCCCTCCACGCTTAATGAGGCTGCACGGCCCTTGAATATCGCCCGTCTGTACGGTGTAGGGAGTGAAaattctctcttccttcgccACTCAAATCCAATTTCCGAGAAAATGCATGTTCGGTCTCGCTTACGTCCACCACGCGTCTCATCCCATCTCGGAAAGTCAATCTTGAATAGCGCCGGAGACTGTCTCTTTTCGACGATTGAGTAA
- a CDS encoding ankyrin: MGLQDICVETVVTILRSLDVQDILNLRCVCRYMNQIVLGNMLYIGQYNLTMNDRLWSRLLYEKIAHDVSSHESMSRILSRLRSLSTAQCCAEDCAQAISTALISYKGRAWVAQNLKSVMHWAESMDDFGIMVLGAWLGLRDLVRVLLGNGVLGDKSHEYLGSAMYAAAFNNDELLVELLLDHGAGAWKMDGVYGDALQLAAYKGSKTVVRRLLETRVSKEASPNTYGYGPYGSPLGAAAAAGHDDIVRLCLKWHRDPRQLGPHLRTPLFYAARSGRAGAAKILLDGGEMRPNLDDDFNDTPLSVAVEYNHEDVVSVLLSSDKVRADYSGVQHGKLTPLQTAVVKGYTNIVRMLLPRCHVEVGEQEDKKSPIIMAALKGNTEIVNLFLTKDKAPYVQHFLPWVASRGLTKMVKLALDSQIFDPNSHDAEFRTALHHAVGRRHYDLVKLLLQHNDTSPNREDREGRTPLILAIESGDQFLFRLLLDDPRTCIGISNFEGMTPLHVACKHGLSTFVASILAREDVNVNALDEHRETPFYHAVVSKSADTIQLMLENENTDPNQPDNNQGETPLYIAVRDGRCELAMMLIQRYNACPNCWCVEYLATPLMIAAARGDLDLMSVLLEKTLDINVPNNRGRTALGIAASHAQAEAALMLLQHPDIDVHHQAVDGTTVFLMAARGGHLDILIDLLAKGAHPGIANSMGETPIYVASENGHYEAVMLLLERTDVFPDQPTYYHETPLSVAARRGYKLLSMVNKSTIMELLLDASERFVEVP; this comes from the exons ATGGGGCTTCAGGATATCTGTGTTGAAACTGTTGTGACGATACTAAGGTCGCTCGATGTGCAGGATATACTGAATCTAAGATGTGTCTGCC GTTACATGAACCAGATCGTCCTGGGCAACATGCTCTACATCGGGCAATACAACCTGACTATGAATGACCGGCTCTGGTCACGACTTTTGTACGAGAAAATCGCGCATGATGTATCCAGTCACGAAAGCATGTCACGGATCTTATCGCGCTTACGGTCGCTGTCGACTGCACAATGCTGCGCAGAAGACTGTGCCCAGGCTATAAGTACTGCCTTGATCTCATACAAGGGCCGCGCTTGGGTTGCACAGAATCTGAAAAGTGTCATGCATTGGGCTGAAAGTATGGATGATTTTGGCATCATGGTGTTAGGCGCCTGGCTTGGCTTGAGGGACCTTGTAAGGGTGCTTCTGGGCAACGGAGTACTGGGTGATAAGAGTCACGAATACCTGGGCAGTGCCATGTATGCTGCTGCATTCAATAATGATGAGCTCCTGGTAGAGCTCCTCCTGGACCACGGTGCTGGTGCTTGGAAGATGGACGGTGTTTATGGCGATGCCTTACAACTCGCAGCCTATAAGGGGTCAAAGACCGTAGTACGACGTCTTTTGGAAACCCGCGTATCTAAAGAGGCATCTCCCAACACTTACGGGTATGGACCATATGGTAGCCCTCTGGGAGCGGCGGCTGCAGCGGGACATGACGATATTGTTCGACTCTGTCTGAAATGGCATAGGGATCCAAGACAGCTAGGTCCTCATCTACGGACTCCATTATTCTACGCAGCAAGAAGCGGAAGGGCCGGAGCTGCTAAGATACTCTTAGACGGTGGGGAGATGAGACCTAATTTAGATGATGACTTCAACGATACCCCATTGAGTGTCGCTGTGGAGTATAATCACGAAGACGTTGTTTCTGTACTCCTGAGCAGCGACAAAGTTAGAGCCGATTACTCAGGAGTACAACATGGCAAGCTGACCCCGCTCCAGACCGCGGTCGTAAAAGGGTACACGAATATCGTCCGGATGCTCTTACCTCGTTGTCATGTTGAAGTCGGAGAACAGGAGGATAAGAAATCTCCAATCATCATGGCTGCGCTGAAAGGCAATACGGAGATAGTGAACCTGTTCCTTACAAAGGATAAAGCCCCCTATGTACAACACTTTCTTCCATGGGTGGCGTCTCGCGGCCTTACTAAGATGGTCAAACTGGCATTGGACTCACAGATATTCGATCCAAATAGCCATGATGCGGAGTTCAGGACCGCTCTACATCATGCAGTAGGCCGGCGTCATTACGACCTGGTAAAACTCCTGCTTCAGCACAACGACACGAGTCCAAATCGCGAGGATCGCGAAGGCCGAACTCCACTGATACTCGCAATAGAGAGCGGAGACCAGTTCCTATTCCGCCTTCTGTTAGACGATCCAAGGACGTGTATCGGCATTAGCAATTTTGAGGGCATGACCCCACTTCATGTTGCATGTAAACACGGATTATCAACTTTCGTGGCAAGTATACTGGCCCGAGAAGATGTGAACGTAAACGCCCTAGACGAGCACAGGGAAACACCATTCTATCATGCCGTTGTCTCCAAAAGCGCAGACACAATACAATTAATGCTCGAAAACGAGAACACTGATCCTAATCAGCCAGATAACAACCAAGGGGAGACACCCCTGTATATAGCCGTCAGGGACGGTCGCTGCGAGCTAGCTATGATGCTTATCCAGAGATACAATGCATGCCCGAACTGCTGGTGTGTCGAATACCTAGCAACGCCGTTAATGATCGCGGCTGCTCGCGGTGATCTTGACCTCATGTCTGTCTTATTAGAAAAGACACTGGATATAAACGTACCGAACAACCGTGGACGCACTGCGCTTGGTATTGCAGCATCCCACGCGCAAGCAGAAGCTGCACTCATGCTTCTTCAGCATCCCGATATCGACGTACATCATCAGGCCGTAGACGGGACGACGGTTTTCTTAATGGCGGCTCGTGGAGGCCATCTGGACATTCTGATAGATCTGTTAGCCAAGGGTGCTCATCCCGGTATTGCCAACTCTATGGGAGAGACACCTATCTACGTCGCTTCAGAGAATGGCCACTATGAGGCTGTTATGCTGCTACTAGAGCGGACCGATGTGTTCCCCGATCAACCCACATATTACCATGAAACGCCATTGTCAGTGGCGGCCCGCAGGGGGTAC AAACTGCTCTCCATGGTCAATAAGTCGACCATTATGGAACTTCTACTGGATGCTAGTGAGAGATTCGTGGAGGTGCCCTAA
- a CDS encoding putative dynamin GTPase, giving the protein MVLRQFSTSSLEALCAEEHLELLDSVDTLRSQGISHYISLPQIIVCGDQSSGKSSVLEAISGVSFPVKSNLCTRFPTELVLRKSSHIGVKVSIVPHRSRSHVEQDALSRFHEELESFEGLPTLIENAKAAMGIFTHGKAFSNDLLRVEVSGPDRPHLTIVDLPGLIHSETKLQSAADVALVQDVVQSYMKEPRSIILAVVSAKNDFANQIVLRLAREADSFGHRTLGVITKPDTLVEGSESEYQFVSLAKNQEVTFRLGWHVLKNMDTEKGNYNLSVRGQEEAEFFSRGIWEDLPRSHVGIDTLRQRLSKLLLGQIATELPSLIDEIQSKMDLCVKGLEKLGEPRATLKEQRSYLLHISQCFQTLVRSGLDGSYNSSFFESAHSENGYHKRMRAVIQNLNEDFAQHITENGHYRDILSGGQPGTSQSSSAEQLFVSRKEYLQHIERLLRRTRGRELPGTFNPMIVNDLFKEQSQPWQRIATAHVTKVWDATKTFICAAVAEVSDMATLGALLKDVVEPALSDLLHSMEARLTELLEPHQAGHAITYNHSFTEDLQKARRDIMEDRFSHVLTDFFGVPQITTSINTYYNNNGNPPSDDNYDKTPQKDPFDDDCYYNTNKKRNKNRDFNLRKLLDSLLESTETDMICYAAREALDCTLAYYKVALKRFIDGVATDVVETTLTKSLNQLLSPIVVHHMSDTSVSRIAGESKENRDLREQLSKKLEILESGSKTCRKFVNIQGITMPNSGTQQISDLNVPAGNQGDQPPNSQPWNNQVPHNQDPNNQGGNIGGDWSN; this is encoded by the exons ATGGTCTTGCGTCAGTTCTCAACTAGTTCCTTGGAGGCATTATGCGCAGAGGAGCACCTGGAGCTGCTAGATTCTGTCGACACTCTCCGTTCTCAGGGCATCAGCCATTATATCTCCCTTCCACAGATAATTGTCTGTGGAGACCAGTCCTCAGGCAAAAGCTCCGTGTTGGAGGCGATATCCGGTGTTTCGTTCCCAGTTAAAAGCAATCTTTGCACCCGCTTCCCAACAGAGCTTGTCCTGCGCAAGAGCTCCCACATTGGCGTGAAAGTATCTATTGTTCCTCATCGCTCTCGTAGTCATGTGGAGCAGGATGCACTCTCGCGTTTCCACGAGGAGCTCGAGAGCTTCGAAGGACTTCCAACGCTGATCGAGAATGCAAAAGCTGCTATGGGTATATTTACTCATGGCAAAGCCTTCTCCAATGACCTTCTGCGAGTCGAGGTCTCGGGGCCCGACCGTCCCCATTTAACGATCGTGGATCTTCCCGGGCTGATCCACTCGGAGACGAAGCTGCAGTCGGCCGCTGATGTTGCCCTCGTTCAAGATGTGGTTCAATCGTATATGAAGGAGCCAAGGAGTATTATTCTTGCCGTTGTATCCGCCAAAAACGATTTTGCAAATCAGATCGTTCTGCGACTTGCGCGAGAAGCCGATAGCTTTGGCCACCGAACACTTGGTGTCATTACGAAACCTGATACATTGGTTGAGGGCTCGGAAAGTGAGTACCAGTTTGTTTCATTGGCCAAGAATCAGGAAGTCACTTTTCGCCTCGGTTGGCATGTCCTTAAGAATATGGACACGGAGAAAGGGAATTATAACCTTTCTGTTCGAGGACAAGAGGAAGCCGAGTTCTTTTCCAGGGGGATTTGGGAAGACTTGCCACGGTCGCATGTCGGCATAGACACACTGCGACAACGACTCAGTAAGCTACTTCTCGGACAAATTGCCACCGAGCTACCCAGCTTGATCGATGAGATCCAGTCTAAAATGGACCTATGCGTTAAGGGACTCGAGAAACTCGGAGAACCTCGCGCTACCCTCAAGGAGCAGCGATCGTACCTTCTCCATATTAGCCAATGTTTTCAGACTCTCGTGAGATCTGGTCTAGATGGCAGTTACAATAGCTCCTTTTTTGAGAGTGCCCACTCAGAAAATGGATATCACAAGCGAATGCGTGCAGTTATCCAGAATCTGAATGAAGATTTTGCGCAGCACATAACCGAAAACGGGCACTACCGTGACATACTCAGCGGTGGGCAGCCGGGCACGAGTCAATCATCATCAGCTGAACAGTTGTTTGTCTCTCGCAAGGAATATCTCCAGCATATCGAAAGGTTACTGCGACGAACCAGAGGGAGAGAGCTGCCTGGAACTTTCAACCCAATGATCGTCAATGATCTGTTTAAGGAGCAATCCCAACCATGGCAGAGAATTGCGACTGCTCACGTCACAAAGGTCTGGGATGCTACCAAAACATTTATTTGCGCGGCCGTTGCGGAAGTTAGTGATATGGCAACCTTGGGAGCGTTGTTGAAGGACGTTGTCGAGCCAGCTCTCAGTGATCTCTTGCACAGCATGGAGGCAAGGTTGACTGAATTGCTAGAGCCGCATCAAGCTGGACACGCGATTACTTATAATCACTCCTTTACCGAGGATCTACAGAAGGCTCGTCGTGATATAATGGAGGACCGGTTCTCCCACGTTTTAACTGATTTCTTCGGCGTACCCCAAATTACAACATCAATCAATACCTACTACAACAACAATGGCAACCCCCCTAGCGACGACAACTACGACAAGACCCCGCAAAAAGACCCCTTCGACGATGACTGTTACTACAACaccaacaagaagagaaacaagaacaGAGACTTTAACCTTCGTAAACTTTTAGACTCGCTGCTCGAATCCACTGAAACCGATATGATCTGCTACGCCGCCCGGGAAGCTCTCGATTGTACACTTGCATACTACAAA GTTGCACTCAAGCGGTTCATCGATGGTGTCGCAACTGACGTGGTCGAAACTACCCTTACGAAGTCTCTCAATCAACTGCTTTCACCAATAGTAGTACACCATATGTCTGATACATCGGTCTCGCGTATTGCAGGGGAATCGAAGGAAAATCGCGACTTACGCGAACAACTTTCCAAAAAGCTCGAGATTCTAGAAAGTGGGTCGAAGACTTGCAGGAAGTTTGTCAATATCCAGGGGATAA CCATGCCAAACTCCGGCACTCAGCAAATCAGTGACCTGAATGTTCCTGCTGGCAATCAGGGCGATCAGCCTCCTAATAGTCAGCCTTGGAATAACCAGGTTCCGCATAATCAGGATCCGAATAATCAGGGAGGTAATATAGGTGGAGACTGGTCAAATT AG